The genomic window GATTGCGGCTGATGGTTTACGTGTAAAAAACTATTAATACGTTGCTGCCTATCAGAAATGTTTTTATCTGTAACCGCATAAACCACACCCGAGGTACCCGCAGTGGTGGCAAATTCGCCGCTCTCAAGCACATTTAAACTGAAAGCATTGTTGGGCTGGTCGCCGGCGCGATAGGTAAGTTTTGCTGCGGGGTTAATACCCAAGGCGTTAGCCACCTCACTCGATACCTGCCCTGCCTCGCCGAAATTAGGTTTAATAGCAGGAATAAGGTTAGGGTTTACACCTAAACGGTCAAATACATCTACCGCCGCAGATTGATTTTGGAAGTTCCACATTACACCTTCAGATAAACCACTAGGTGTTGTTGTGGCTTCGCCTGTTAAACGCATTGCGATGTAATCGCCAGGCAACATAATTTTATCAATTTTCGCGAAAACCTCTGGGCGGTTTTCAGCCAGCCACTTTAATTTGGCAAAGGTGAAATTACCGGGCGAGTTAAGCAGGTTGCTCATGCACCACTGTTCACCCAATTCGGCATATGCAGCAGCACCAGTTTGCGCGGCGCGACTATCGCACCAAATAATAGAAGGGTGTAAAACCTCGCCTTGCTTATCTACAACCACCAAGCCGTGCATTTGGTATGAAATACCTATGGCACTTATACGCTCACCGGCACCTGGGTTTTGCGCAATAAGCTGTTTGATACCGGCGACGGTAGCATCCCACCACATGGTAGGCGCTTGTTCTGCCCAACCTGTCTGAGGCGCATCGATTTTAAATTCCTGCTCTGGCTGTTGAACTGCGCCTAAACAGCGGCCAGTTTCACCATCGAGCAGTGCAACTTTTACCGAAGAACTACCTATATCGAGCCCTAAAAATATCATTTACCCTGCTCCAATTCGT from Saccharophagus degradans 2-40 includes these protein-coding regions:
- a CDS encoding xylulokinase, with protein sequence MIFLGLDIGSSSVKVALLDGETGRCLGAVQQPEQEFKIDAPQTGWAEQAPTMWWDATVAGIKQLIAQNPGAGERISAIGISYQMHGLVVVDKQGEVLHPSIIWCDSRAAQTGAAAYAELGEQWCMSNLLNSPGNFTFAKLKWLAENRPEVFAKIDKIMLPGDYIAMRLTGEATTTPSGLSEGVMWNFQNQSAAVDVFDRLGVNPNLIPAIKPNFGEAGQVSSEVANALGINPAAKLTYRAGDQPNNAFSLNVLESGEFATTAGTSGVVYAVTDKNISDRQQRINSFLHVNHQPQSPTVGLLACINGAGRMNSWLRNLFVEAGSDISYASMSDVANKAPIGSEGLVVHPFGNGGERMFGNKLLQAEISGLDLNRHGLSHISRGVQEGVAFAMAMGTEMINNMGVAAHVIRAGKANMFLSPVFSAAFVNATGTPVELYDTNGAEGAARGAGWASGYYTSREEAFSCLEKLSVIEPDQTTAQQYQDAYTSWKNKLAL